The following proteins are encoded in a genomic region of Gammaproteobacteria bacterium:
- the holA gene encoding DNA polymerase III subunit delta yields MKFSYQQLPMHLKSNLLPVYLITGNELFLVQEARELIRSKAKSQGFSEVQRYEVNKDFDWSMFVESNNTYSLFSDKVCTEIKLNQKPNAAGSKLFTQFLENHDPNKILLITTDKLESATQRSGWAEAINKIGAIVTIWPLDSAQFKQWALHRLRANNLNCDQAGLQFLVDQTEGNLLALAQEIEKLKLIFEGAIKLEDLINATTDNARFDIFSCIDIIEQGNASRILRSIRKLKAEAVEPTLLLWALSREIRSLSAIIGDLKNKSPWATLVKKHQIWEKRQPSVKKMISLHTPKSLHTLLLQAERIDHIIKGVTAGNVWSALETLALGLGGHQQLSLITSSPERMCL; encoded by the coding sequence ATGAAATTTTCCTATCAACAATTGCCTATGCATTTAAAAAGCAACTTATTGCCCGTTTACCTAATAACGGGCAATGAGCTTTTTCTGGTGCAAGAAGCTAGAGAGCTTATCCGCAGTAAAGCAAAAAGTCAGGGATTTTCAGAGGTGCAACGTTATGAAGTCAATAAAGATTTTGATTGGTCAATGTTCGTAGAATCAAACAATACCTATTCTTTATTTAGCGACAAAGTGTGTACCGAAATAAAGTTAAATCAAAAACCCAATGCTGCCGGAAGCAAACTTTTTACTCAGTTTTTAGAAAACCATGATCCTAATAAAATTTTACTAATCACTACTGATAAATTAGAGAGTGCAACACAACGCTCTGGGTGGGCGGAAGCCATCAATAAAATAGGGGCGATCGTTACCATATGGCCCCTTGACAGTGCACAGTTTAAGCAATGGGCATTACATCGTTTACGTGCAAACAATCTAAATTGTGATCAAGCAGGCCTGCAATTTTTAGTAGATCAAACCGAAGGAAACTTACTCGCCCTGGCACAAGAAATAGAAAAATTAAAATTAATTTTTGAAGGCGCGATTAAATTAGAAGATCTCATAAATGCAACTACAGATAATGCACGATTTGATATCTTTAGTTGCATTGATATTATTGAACAAGGAAATGCTTCCCGCATCCTCCGTTCTATCCGCAAATTAAAAGCTGAGGCTGTCGAACCCACCCTGCTATTATGGGCCCTCTCCCGAGAAATACGGAGTCTCAGCGCCATTATAGGCGATTTAAAAAATAAATCTCCTTGGGCAACATTGGTGAAAAAACATCAAATTTGGGAAAAAAGACAACCGTCCGTAAAAAAAATGATCTCCCTACATACGCCTAAATCACTACATACATTACTCTTACAGGCCGAAAGAATTGACCATATTATTAAAGGGGTGACGGCAGGGAATGTGTGGAGTGCACTTGAAACCCTAGCATTAGGTTTAGGGGGACACCAACAACTATCACTCATAACTTCCTCGCCCGAGCGAATGTGCCTATGA